DNA from Chloroherpetonaceae bacterium:
ATTCAATTTCTTTTCTAATCCCGGAAGGGATTTTTTTTTCAATCTTAGGAAAATCCGGGAGTGGAAAATCTACCTTACTTCGATTGATCGCAGGCCTTGAAAAACCTGAAAGCGGGAGAATTGAATTTGATGGGAAAGATGCTGCTGCGACTTTGCCACATAAACGACGAACCGCGATGGTATTTCAAAACTATGCGTTATTTCCACATCTTTCAGTCTTTGAAAACGTCGCTTTTGCACCGCGGGAGCAGAAACAAACAGAGGATGAAATTCGCCGCAATGTCACAGAAAAATTGACCCTTTTAGGCATTGAAAAAAAGGCGAAATCAAAAATTTCAGAACTTTCGGGTGGTGAGCAGCAGCGGGTTGCAATTGCTCGTGCGCTTGCAACAGGCTTTGAAACGATTCTCTTTGATGAACCGCTCTCAAACCTTGATGCGCCATTAAGAAAGGAATTGCAAAAGGAATTAAAAGCCATTCAACGCGAAAGCGGGCAAACCTTTATTTATGTCACGCATGATCAAGAGGAAGCCTTGAGCCTTTCAAACGGAATCGCAATTTTAGAAAACGGATTGCTGAAAGAATATGGCGCACCCGATGAAATCTATAACTCACCGAAAAGCTTAATCGGAGCGCTCTTCTTGGGAGAATCCGTTGGATTAAGTGCCGCTCGAATAGCAACAAATGAGGTAAAAACCGAACGTGGAATGATCTTGAAAGGTGAATCGGAAATTCCACACGAGAAAGTCGCTGTGGTGATTCGTCCAGAATCAATTGAACCATTTCATTCATCTTTTGGTGATGAAACTCTAAACGAAAAAAAAATGCCTCCCAATGTATTTAAGGCAGAAGTAAAGGCAAGTTTTTTTAAAGGGTCCTTTACAGAGTATGTGATTCGAGCAGGCGACGAAATGCTTTTAATGCATGCACCTTCAGGGTTTACGGGCGGACTTGTACGAATCAAATCATTTTTTATTTTTCCTCTTTCATAGTTCTGTAGCACTTTCAAAAGTTTGATCAAATTTTGTAGTACCAATGTTTCAGTTTTCTCGCCGCACGGCGTCATCAATTTTTGATTCACCCTCAACACACAAGGAAGCACCAACTGAATCCACCGGAGTCGCCCCACGCTGGGCTGAGCTTGCAGCAGCCGATAAAACAAATCCGGTAATAACTCAAACCAATATTGCCGCAGCTTGCCCTTTTTGTGTCAATTACGATTTAACTACCCACATGTGCACGCTCTATGGCGAACCCATCCCACAAGTTGAAACCAACGCCAACCCTTGCAAAGGGAATACCTTTT
Protein-coding regions in this window:
- a CDS encoding ABC transporter ATP-binding protein, translated to MNISIQNIKKSYNGKVALNSISFLIPEGIFFSILGKSGSGKSTLLRLIAGLEKPESGRIEFDGKDAAATLPHKRRTAMVFQNYALFPHLSVFENVAFAPREQKQTEDEIRRNVTEKLTLLGIEKKAKSKISELSGGEQQRVAIARALATGFETILFDEPLSNLDAPLRKELQKELKAIQRESGQTFIYVTHDQEEALSLSNGIAILENGLLKEYGAPDEIYNSPKSLIGALFLGESVGLSAARIATNEVKTERGMILKGESEIPHEKVAVVIRPESIEPFHSSFGDETLNEKKMPPNVFKAEVKASFFKGSFTEYVIRAGDEMLLMHAPSGFTGGLVRIKSFFIFPLS